The Brassica napus cultivar Da-Ae chromosome C1, Da-Ae, whole genome shotgun sequence DNA segment cagactcagctgacccagcagtctaccgacggattacccgtcaccttatccacacttgaagtggataagatttacgaggaggtaaattttcaaaaaaattaacttttaattatcatttaatttaactttaaatatttacttacaatatttattttttgtttttaaggttgtccctaaaaaaaagggacggacgttgggtattggttccgtcaatgatgttccgagagcgacatcgtcttacggtcagcgacgggatgatgaagtcacggagctgcgtagagagtccgctcagctgcgtaacgagttgaccgcgacaaaatctcgtatgggtggagtcgagggcttcttggacgttattgcggccacaaatccggaatgggagtccatgttgaggaacatgcgacaacaacatcccattcatggcgagtcatccgacgacgtacataacgaggcggatgttacgaggaggagtgatgaattctaccgggcgatgaacgacccttagtttttttttttgttgttgtattatataaattcaaaacttatttatttataaaatattttcatatgaatttatttttattttgaattttaatttattattaaattaaataattttaattatttttttattatattttaaaattctgtaaaataataaaaacgaagtaaattcgtagctaaagtacgacctctttacgtggaaatcttacgaggaaatgacgagaaacagtttacgagtattttacgaggaattctttacgaggaaataacgaggaaatgtttacgactattttacgaggaaataatttcgtggttattacgtgtattttgcgaggaaaatatttcaaggtatttacgtgtagattacgagaaactgttttcgagttatttacgaggaattgtagcgacgtccttacgaggaattgtagcgacgtctttacgacgaatcgttctacttcgtctttacgacgaaatatattcctcgctaagttacgacgaatttgcgaggaaatatgtgttacgacggacgtgtaacgagcaaacacgtttcctcgctaattcgtcgtaaagcctcttttacgacgaattagcgaggaaaaccgccctcgttaagattatgttttcttgtagtgtattacTAGCATTACtaacatgtatatatgtattttgactGCAGGAAATGCAACCAATGCAACCCCTTGAGTTCTACTTCAAAAGAAGTGAGTTCCCCAAGAGTTCCAAGATACAAACTAAGTGCTTTGTGACCAAGACAGTAAAGCTCGTCAAGGGTAAGCCTGAGGCTGAATGGTTCACAAGCCATCCTCAGTTTCGACATTTCTTCCACATGCCAGACGAAGATAACCTGAAGCTCCAGGGGATGTGGATGTTACTCCTGCGCACCATCTGTACTCCAGAAGATGGTGTTGCATGGTTTGCGGTTAATGGTGTACCCATCCGCTATTCTATGAGGGAGCATGCCCTCATCTCTGGCTTAGACTGCGGTGATTATCCACCAAACTACGAGAAGTTGGAGGGTTATAAGTTTGTGGATTATTACTTCCATGACAGAAAGAAGATCACCATCAGCGATGTGAAGCAGAAGATGTTGTCTATGCCACCGTGTTTAGATAGATTGAAGATGActgtcttgtttttttttggtcgggTTATCAGAGGAAAACCGAAGGATTCTGGACATTTAGACCTCTTCATATTAAGGATGATGGACGATTTAGATGCTTGCAGGTCATTTCTCTAGGGTCGTCTAACATTTGAGGATCCAATAAAGGAGATTAAGCACGTGATGAACAATCTGAAGGGTGAAGTGAAAGAGGCATGCGCCTTTCCTGGATTCATAATCCCTTTAGAGGTAAAGCATAtagttttgtaaatttttagttCTTATATAATTGAAATCTGACACTGTGACAATGGATGTACTAGGTTCTAGCTTTTGAGTGTATTCCGGATTTGGGGAAAGCGTTTAGAATCTATTCAGATGACGCTAGTAAAGATTGTCCAAGGATGTGCAAGACCCGGTTTACAAAGTCCAGTCTAAAGGGTTATCCTTTGGAAGACATATATGCTGCGGTTGGAGACACAAAGGTACATGTATATAGTTATAGTAGAAGCTAGATGAACATAAAATTTAACTGATCTaacttattgttttattttcaggTTATCAACAGTATGTTAGTTCCAACTATTGGTGAGCAAATTATGCTGGCTCGTATCATTGATGAGGAGCGAGAGTATGACCGTCAGAGCAGCCCAAGTGATACTTGGAACTATTGGTTAAATGTGAAGCAAAAGAATATTTGGTGGAAAAGGCTATATGAGTTAGATCAAGCTGCACGAGGAGTGTTGccaaaaaataaagacaaagaAAAGGTGACGTTTGCAGAAGGATCATCCTTTAATTCTGGTTTAGATTCGAGGTTGCAAGGTCTGGAAGAGAGGATTTTGGAGTTCATGGGAGAAGGATTTGTTGGATTTCACGTAACGGTGGAGACAAAGCTAGAGGCTCTAGGCTCAAGGATGAGTCATATTGAAAAGAACCAGCGGATTTTGAGAAGAAGGGCTAAGAAAATGGAAGATAGGCTAACTTCTATTGAGAGTAAGGTGGAGCCGAGTCATGGTGAAGACATGGATTTTCGACAGTGGGACTATGGTACATatgaagagaaggagaaagctAATTCTGAGAAGGACAAAGCTAATGCTGAGCAAGAGGCTGGGAAAGAGAACGATAACATCGAGAATACTGAGCAAGAGGCTGAGAGAAAAAATGATGAAGAAGGGGAAGAGAAAGAGGCTGATGACAATGCTCAGCAAGAGgatgagaaagagaaggaaaataGTGAAGCTGATGAGCAAGACAAGGAAGACAGTGAGAGTGAGATTGATGAGTTGAAGCAATTGAAGGAGAGAAGTAGAGCCCAAGCAGATAAACCGTGGATGGAGAGAAacaggatgaagaagaaggtgaagagaaaGAGGCTGAAACCAGTGACGAAGAGAAGGAGAACAGTGAGGATGATGAGAAAGTTGAAGAAAAAGTGGTGGAATCTGAGGCTGAAGGCGAAGATGATCAAGCAGAGGTTGAAGG contains these protein-coding regions:
- the LOC125579852 gene encoding uncharacterized protein At3g43530-like, with the translated sequence MQPMQPLEFYFKRSEFPKSSKIQTKCFVTKTVKLVKGKPEAEWFTSHPQFRHFFHMPDEDNLKLQGMWMLLLRTICTPEDGVAWFAVNGVPIRYSMREHALISGLDCGDYPPNYEKLEGYKFVDYYFHDRKKITISDVKQKMLSMPPCLDRLKMTGRLTFEDPIKEIKHVMNNLKGEVKEACAFPGFIIPLEVLAFECIPDLGKAFRIYSDDASKDCPRMCKTRFTKSSLKGYPLEDIYAAVGDTKVINSMLVPTIGEQIMLARIIDEEREYDRQSSPSDTWNYWLNVKQKNIWWKRLYELDQAARGVLPKNKDKEKVTFAEGSSFNSGLDSRLQGLEERILEFMGEGFVGFHVTVETKLEALGSRMSHIEKNQRILRRRAKKMEDRLTSIESKVEPSHGEDMDFRQWDYGTYEEKEKANSEKDKANAEQEAGKENDNIENTEQEAERKNDEEGEEKEADDNAQQEDEKEKENSEADEQDKEDSESEIDELKQLKERSRAQADKPWMERNRMKKKVKRKRLKPVTKRRRTVRMMRKLKKKWWNLRLKAKMIKQRLKGKKIKKKKLKGKSLKPESKKRRKVRLIRWNLRLGRRR